One window from the genome of Deinococcus sp. NW-56 encodes:
- a CDS encoding GNAT family N-acetyltransferase: protein MFFTLAPAPLPDLPELLSLYASVGWTSYTRDPEALARALRQSGFVWTARDGASVLIGLVRGVTDDVSILYVQDLLVRPEWQRRGVGRALMEAVLERYAHVMQTVLLTDNRPDQLAFYRSLGFHNTRDLVNIPTNAFYRTTQAKLS from the coding sequence GTGTTCTTCACCCTGGCCCCCGCCCCGCTGCCTGACCTCCCCGAGCTGCTGAGTCTCTACGCCTCGGTGGGCTGGACGAGCTACACCCGCGACCCGGAAGCGCTGGCCCGCGCCCTGCGGCAGTCGGGCTTCGTCTGGACCGCGCGGGACGGGGCGAGCGTCCTGATCGGCCTGGTGCGCGGCGTCACCGACGACGTGAGCATCCTGTATGTGCAGGATCTCCTCGTTCGCCCGGAGTGGCAGCGCCGGGGCGTGGGTCGGGCCTTGATGGAGGCCGTGCTGGAGCGGTATGCCCATGTCATGCAGACGGTCCTGCTCACGGACAATCGGCCAGACCAGCTCGCCTTCTACCGCTCGCTGGGCTTTCACAACACCCGTGACCTCGTGAATATCCCGACCAACGCCTTCTACCGGACCACCCAGGCGAAGCTGTCCTAG